A window of the Acidovorax sp. YS12 genome harbors these coding sequences:
- the ispG gene encoding flavodoxin-dependent (E)-4-hydroxy-3-methylbut-2-enyl-diphosphate synthase yields the protein MNSEAQPIAVAAPRARRTRQARVVWGSRVVTVGGDAPVRVQSMTNTDTVDAIGTAIQVKELALAGSEFVRITVNTPEAAQAVPYIREQLDRMGQDVPLVGDFHYNGHRLLTEFPACAEALSKYRINPGNVGKGDKKDKQFAQMVEAAIRWNKAVRIGVNWGSLDQELLAQLMDANSRRAQPWEGRQVMYEALITSAIESARQAEAIGLDGSQIILSCKVSGVQDLISVYRELARRCDYALHLGLTEAGMATKGTVASATALSILLQEGIGDTIRVSLTPQPGEARTQEVVVASEILQALGLRVFVPSVTACPGCGRTTSTTFQELAKQIDDYLRAQMPVWRGRYPGVEGMKVAVMGCIVNGPGESKHADIGISLPGTGEAPAAPVFIDGEKAMTLRGDNIAREFHDIVEQYVQRRYSAR from the coding sequence ATGAACAGCGAGGCGCAGCCCATCGCGGTGGCGGCGCCCCGGGCGCGCCGTACGCGCCAGGCCCGGGTCGTCTGGGGCAGCCGCGTGGTGACCGTGGGCGGCGACGCGCCGGTGCGCGTGCAGTCGATGACCAACACCGACACGGTGGACGCCATCGGCACGGCCATCCAGGTCAAGGAACTGGCCCTGGCGGGCTCGGAGTTCGTGCGCATCACGGTGAACACGCCGGAGGCCGCGCAGGCCGTGCCCTACATCCGCGAGCAGCTCGACCGCATGGGGCAGGATGTGCCGCTGGTGGGCGACTTCCACTACAACGGCCATCGCCTGCTGACCGAATTTCCGGCCTGCGCCGAGGCGCTTTCCAAGTACCGCATCAACCCAGGCAACGTCGGCAAGGGCGACAAGAAGGACAAGCAGTTCGCCCAGATGGTCGAAGCGGCAATCCGCTGGAACAAGGCAGTGCGCATCGGCGTGAACTGGGGCAGCCTGGACCAGGAGCTGCTGGCGCAGCTGATGGACGCCAACAGCCGCCGCGCCCAGCCGTGGGAGGGGCGCCAGGTCATGTACGAGGCGCTGATCACCTCGGCCATCGAGTCCGCGCGCCAGGCCGAGGCCATTGGGCTCGATGGCAGCCAGATCATCCTGTCGTGCAAGGTCAGCGGCGTGCAGGATCTGATCTCGGTCTACCGCGAACTGGCGCGCCGCTGCGACTACGCGCTGCACCTTGGCCTGACCGAGGCGGGCATGGCGACCAAGGGCACGGTGGCGTCGGCCACGGCCCTGTCCATCCTGCTGCAGGAGGGAATTGGCGACACCATCCGCGTCTCGCTCACGCCGCAGCCCGGCGAGGCGCGCACGCAGGAGGTGGTGGTGGCCTCCGAGATCCTGCAGGCGCTGGGCTTGCGCGTGTTCGTGCCCAGCGTCACGGCGTGCCCGGGCTGCGGGCGCACCACCAGCACCACGTTCCAGGAGCTGGCCAAGCAGATCGACGACTACCTGCGCGCGCAGATGCCGGTGTGGCGCGGACGCTATCCCGGCGTCGAGGGCATGAAGGTGGCCGTGATGGGCTGCATCGTCAATGGCCCCGGCGAGAGCAAGCATGCCGACATCGGCATCAGCCTGCCCGGCACCGGCGAGGCACCGGCGGCGCCGGTGTTCATCGACGGCGAAAAGGCCATGACCTTGCGCGGCGACAACATCGCGCGGGAGTTTCACGACATCGTCGAGCAGTACGTGCAGCGCCGCTACAGTGCGCGCTGA
- the hisS gene encoding histidine--tRNA ligase, producing MSVTPPSAPSKAQKLSAVKGMNDILPAAVPRTEKLPSSERWQWFEAAVRKVLGRYGYQYLLTPVVEPTALFVRGLGEVTDIVEKEMYSFTDAMNGDQLTLRPEGTAGVVRAMIEHNALYNGPLRLWTAGPMFRHERPQKGRYRQFHQLDVEALGFAGPDVDAEMILVARALWRELGLVEGQHVRLEINSLGQSAERRAHRDALVRYFEEHAAVLDEDARRRLHSNPLRILDSKNPAMQALIEAAPQLMDFLGAESRAHFGAVRAALDAVGLQYRINPRLVRGMDYYNLTVFEWVTDQLGSQGTVCGGGRYDGLIAQLGGKSAPAVGFGLGIERLLLLAQELDLPMPCSAADAYAVVPPGTPLAPVVATLEALRAQGVCVIQHAGGADGAGSMKSQFKKADASGARHALVFGGEELARGQVLVKALRDGSGAQVERSLADVTQWAAALQSNA from the coding sequence GTGAGCGTCACCCCTCCTTCCGCGCCGAGCAAAGCGCAAAAGCTCAGCGCCGTCAAAGGCATGAACGACATCCTGCCGGCCGCCGTGCCGCGCACCGAGAAGCTGCCCAGCTCCGAGCGCTGGCAGTGGTTCGAGGCGGCCGTGCGCAAGGTGCTGGGCCGCTATGGCTACCAGTACCTGCTGACGCCCGTGGTCGAGCCCACGGCCCTGTTCGTGCGCGGCCTGGGCGAAGTGACGGACATCGTGGAGAAGGAGATGTATTCCTTCACCGATGCCATGAACGGCGACCAGCTCACGCTGCGCCCCGAGGGCACGGCGGGCGTTGTGCGCGCCATGATCGAGCACAACGCGCTCTACAACGGCCCGCTGCGCCTGTGGACCGCCGGCCCCATGTTCCGCCACGAGCGGCCGCAAAAGGGCCGCTACCGCCAGTTCCACCAGCTCGACGTGGAGGCGCTGGGCTTCGCCGGGCCGGACGTGGACGCGGAAATGATCCTCGTGGCGCGCGCGCTGTGGCGTGAGCTGGGCCTGGTCGAAGGCCAGCACGTGCGCCTGGAGATCAACAGCCTGGGCCAGAGCGCCGAGCGCCGCGCGCACCGCGATGCGCTGGTGCGCTACTTCGAGGAGCACGCCGCCGTGCTGGACGAAGACGCGCGCCGGCGCCTGCACAGCAACCCGCTGCGCATCCTCGACAGCAAGAACCCGGCGATGCAGGCGCTGATCGAGGCCGCGCCGCAGTTGATGGACTTCCTCGGCGCCGAGTCGCGCGCGCATTTCGGCGCCGTGCGCGCCGCGCTCGATGCCGTGGGGCTGCAATACCGCATCAACCCGCGCCTGGTGCGCGGCATGGACTACTACAACCTCACCGTGTTCGAGTGGGTGACCGACCAGCTCGGCTCGCAAGGCACGGTGTGCGGCGGCGGCCGCTACGACGGCCTGATCGCGCAGCTGGGCGGCAAGAGCGCGCCCGCCGTGGGCTTCGGCCTGGGCATCGAGCGCCTGCTGCTGCTGGCGCAGGAACTCGATCTGCCCATGCCGTGCAGCGCCGCCGACGCCTATGCCGTCGTGCCGCCGGGCACGCCGCTGGCGCCCGTGGTGGCCACGCTGGAGGCGCTGCGCGCCCAGGGCGTGTGCGTGATCCAGCACGCGGGCGGTGCTGACGGCGCGGGCAGCATGAAGTCGCAATTCAAGAAAGCCGACGCCAGCGGCGCGCGCCATGCCCTGGTGTTCGGCGGCGAGGAACTGGCGCGCGGCCAGGTGCTCGTCAAGGCCCTGCGCGACGGCAGCGGCGCCCAGGTGGAGCGCTCCCTGGCCGACGTGACGCAATGGGCGGCCGCTCTACAATCCAACGCTTAA
- a CDS encoding tetratricopeptide repeat protein produces MAHHLDLEEQEQLDRLKHFWNAWGTLISSVLLVVFGGLAAWNGYQYWQSRQAFQASALMDAVDAAIAAKDPARMEQAFGDLRERYAGTMQAGLAGLQLSKALADAGNLDGAKAALTWVADKASDPGHKALARLRLASVLAQQQAYDEALKQLSSGIPPEFDAAAADRRGDIYALQGKKAEAIEEYNKAYRRFDEGQEYRRIVEVKLNALGVEPAAVAPAQGGAK; encoded by the coding sequence ATGGCACATCACCTCGACCTTGAAGAACAAGAGCAGCTTGACCGGCTCAAGCATTTCTGGAACGCCTGGGGCACGCTGATCAGTTCGGTGCTGCTGGTGGTGTTTGGTGGCCTGGCGGCCTGGAATGGCTACCAGTACTGGCAAAGCCGCCAGGCATTCCAGGCCTCGGCCCTGATGGATGCCGTGGACGCTGCCATCGCTGCCAAGGATCCAGCCCGCATGGAGCAGGCCTTCGGCGATTTGCGCGAGCGCTATGCGGGCACCATGCAGGCCGGCCTGGCCGGACTGCAGTTGAGCAAGGCGCTGGCCGATGCGGGCAACCTGGACGGCGCCAAGGCTGCGCTTACCTGGGTGGCGGACAAGGCGTCCGACCCCGGGCACAAGGCGCTGGCGCGCCTGCGCCTGGCCAGCGTGCTGGCGCAGCAGCAGGCCTACGACGAGGCGCTCAAGCAATTGTCGTCCGGCATTCCCCCGGAGTTCGATGCAGCGGCCGCCGACCGCCGGGGCGACATCTACGCCCTGCAAGGCAAGAAGGCCGAGGCCATCGAGGAGTACAACAAGGCCTACCGGCGCTTTGACGAAGGCCAGGAATACCGCCGTATCGTGGAAGTCAAGCTCAATGCGCTGGGTGTCGAGCCGGCCGCCGTGGCGCCTGCCCAAGGGGGCGCGAAATGA
- the bamB gene encoding outer membrane protein assembly factor BamB, with amino-acid sequence MRRALHARAVRPLGVLALASAVLLSGCSLWGGGSSKPKPLELGTMEPVLAVRQAWLSKVGPVDRLALAVHVNGTVVTVASDAGTVAAIDARTGGDVWRAQLGRPLIAGVGSDGQRAAVVSDSNELIVVADGREVWRRPLTAQAYTAPLVAGERVFVLAADRSLAAYDAATGQRLWRQQRQGEPLVLRQPGVLMAVGDTLVAGMAGRMVGFNPDNGTVRWEAPVATPRGTNDVERLVELVAPVSRVDDSVCVRAFQAAVSCVNTARAATQWSQAANGATGIDGDGTLLFGTESNGFVQAWRRADGARAWSYDRLQYRKLTAPLLLGRSVVVGDDAGWVHLLSREDGQPLNRFATDNSGIAATPVVAANTLVVVTRNGAVYGFRPD; translated from the coding sequence ATGCGCCGCGCTTTGCATGCGCGCGCGGTGCGCCCGCTGGGTGTGCTGGCGCTGGCGTCCGCCGTGCTGCTGTCCGGCTGCTCGCTGTGGGGCGGCGGCTCCAGCAAGCCGAAGCCGCTGGAGCTGGGCACCATGGAGCCGGTGCTCGCCGTGCGCCAGGCCTGGCTGTCCAAGGTGGGTCCGGTTGATCGCCTGGCGCTGGCCGTGCATGTCAACGGCACGGTGGTGACCGTGGCCTCCGACGCGGGCACGGTGGCGGCTATCGATGCCCGCACGGGGGGCGACGTATGGCGTGCGCAACTGGGGCGGCCGCTGATCGCCGGCGTAGGCAGCGATGGGCAGCGTGCGGCCGTGGTTTCGGACAGCAATGAACTCATCGTGGTGGCTGATGGCCGCGAAGTCTGGCGCCGGCCGCTGACGGCGCAGGCCTATACGGCGCCGCTGGTGGCCGGAGAACGTGTTTTCGTGCTGGCCGCCGATCGTTCGCTGGCGGCCTACGATGCGGCCACGGGCCAGCGCCTGTGGCGCCAGCAGCGCCAGGGCGAGCCCCTGGTGCTGCGCCAGCCCGGGGTCCTGATGGCCGTGGGCGACACCCTGGTGGCCGGCATGGCGGGACGCATGGTGGGCTTCAACCCCGACAACGGCACGGTGCGCTGGGAAGCGCCCGTCGCCACGCCCCGGGGCACGAACGACGTGGAGCGCCTGGTGGAACTGGTCGCGCCGGTGAGCCGGGTGGATGACAGCGTGTGCGTGCGTGCCTTCCAGGCGGCCGTTAGCTGCGTGAACACGGCCCGTGCCGCGACCCAATGGAGCCAGGCGGCCAACGGTGCCACGGGCATCGACGGCGATGGCACGCTGCTGTTCGGCACGGAAAGCAATGGCTTCGTGCAGGCCTGGCGCCGCGCCGATGGCGCGCGCGCCTGGTCGTACGACCGCCTGCAGTACCGCAAGCTCACGGCACCGCTGCTGCTGGGCCGCTCGGTGGTGGTGGGGGACGATGCTGGCTGGGTGCATTTGCTCTCGCGCGAGGACGGGCAGCCGCTCAACCGCTTCGCCACCGACAACTCGGGCATCGCCGCCACGCCGGTGGTGGCGGCCAACACGCTGGTCGTCGTGACGCGCAATGGCGCTGTCTACGGCTTCCGGCCCGATTGA
- the der gene encoding ribosome biogenesis GTPase Der, which yields MKPVIALVGRPNVGKSTLFNRLTKSRDAIVADFAGLTRDRHYGNGRQGKYEYIVIDTGGFEPDASSGIFREMAKQTQQAVAESDVVVFVVDARAGVSAQDHDIANYLRRLGKPCLLVANKAEGMQSGVQLSEFYELGLGEVYPVSAAHGQGVRGLVEQALEPLNLPEPEDDGDLQEGLGPVKLAVAGRPNVGKSTLINTWLGEERLVAFDMPGTTRDAISVPFERQGQKFELIDTAGLRRKGRVFEAIEKFSVVKTLQAIESANVVLLLLDATQGVTDQDAHIAGYILESGRAVVIAVNKWDAVDDYQRQMLERSIETRLSFLKFANLHFISAQKRQGLGPVWASIVQAHKAATCKMPTPILTRLLLESVQFQTPKRVGGYRPKMRYAHQGGMNPPLIVIHGNSLELVTDAYKRFLEGRFRKEFNLVGTPLRIEMKTSHNPFVDKE from the coding sequence ATGAAACCTGTCATTGCGCTCGTTGGGCGCCCCAACGTCGGCAAGTCCACGCTGTTCAACCGCCTCACCAAGTCGCGCGACGCCATCGTGGCCGACTTCGCCGGGCTGACGCGCGACCGGCACTACGGCAACGGCCGCCAGGGCAAGTACGAGTACATCGTCATCGACACGGGGGGCTTCGAGCCGGACGCGTCGAGTGGCATCTTCCGTGAGATGGCCAAGCAGACCCAGCAGGCCGTGGCCGAGTCGGATGTGGTGGTGTTCGTGGTCGATGCCCGCGCGGGCGTGTCGGCGCAGGACCACGACATCGCCAACTACCTGCGGCGCTTGGGCAAGCCCTGCCTGTTGGTGGCCAACAAGGCGGAAGGCATGCAATCGGGCGTGCAGCTGTCCGAGTTCTATGAGCTGGGCCTGGGCGAGGTTTACCCCGTCTCCGCGGCGCATGGCCAGGGCGTGCGCGGCCTGGTGGAGCAGGCGCTGGAGCCGCTGAACCTGCCTGAGCCGGAGGACGATGGGGATCTGCAGGAGGGGCTTGGTCCGGTCAAGCTCGCCGTTGCAGGGCGTCCCAACGTCGGCAAGTCCACGCTGATCAACACCTGGCTGGGCGAGGAGCGCCTGGTGGCGTTCGACATGCCGGGCACGACGCGCGATGCGATCTCCGTTCCGTTCGAGCGCCAGGGGCAGAAGTTCGAGCTGATCGACACGGCAGGCCTGCGGCGCAAGGGGCGGGTGTTCGAGGCCATCGAGAAGTTCTCGGTGGTGAAGACCCTGCAGGCCATCGAGTCGGCCAACGTCGTGCTGCTGCTGCTCGATGCCACCCAGGGCGTGACGGACCAGGACGCGCATATCGCGGGCTATATCCTCGAAAGCGGCCGTGCCGTGGTCATCGCGGTCAACAAATGGGATGCGGTGGACGACTACCAGCGCCAGATGCTGGAGCGCTCGATCGAGACGCGGCTGTCGTTCCTGAAATTCGCCAACCTGCACTTCATCTCTGCGCAGAAGCGCCAGGGGCTGGGTCCTGTGTGGGCTTCGATCGTGCAGGCGCACAAGGCGGCCACCTGCAAAATGCCGACCCCCATCCTGACCCGGCTGCTGCTGGAGTCGGTACAGTTCCAGACGCCCAAGCGCGTGGGCGGCTACCGGCCGAAGATGCGCTACGCGCACCAGGGTGGCATGAACCCGCCGCTGATCGTCATCCACGGCAATTCGCTGGAGCTCGTCACCGATGCCTACAAACGCTTCCTCGAGGGGCGTTTCCGCAAGGAATTCAACCTCGTGGGGACGCCCCTGCGCATCGAGATGAAGACCTCGCACAATCCATTCGTCGACAAGGAATAG
- the hfq gene encoding RNA chaperone Hfq yields the protein MNTENIVSNKGQLLQDPFLNALRREHVPVSIYLVNGIKLQGQIESFDQYVVLLRNTVTQMVYKHAISTIVPGRAVNFSTADTADSDASGS from the coding sequence TTGAACACGGAGAATATCGTGAGCAACAAAGGCCAACTCCTCCAAGACCCGTTCCTGAACGCGCTGCGCCGCGAGCATGTGCCGGTCTCCATCTATCTGGTCAACGGCATCAAGCTGCAGGGCCAGATCGAATCCTTCGACCAGTACGTTGTGTTGCTGCGCAACACCGTGACACAAATGGTCTACAAGCACGCCATCTCCACCATTGTTCCTGGCCGCGCCGTGAATTTCTCCACGGCCGACACTGCGGACAGCGACGCCAGCGGCTCCTGA
- the hflX gene encoding GTPase HflX, whose amino-acid sequence MGFDASAQRKGAAVVLVGVDFGLPHFDAELEELGLLAQTAGLDPVARLTCKRKAPDAALFVGSGKADEIRLLVQMHGAVEVLFDQALSPAQQRNLERHLEVPVYDRTLLILEIFAQRARSHEGKLQVELARLQYLSTRLVRRWSHLERQQGGIGMRGGPGETQIELDKRMIGDAIKRTRERLLKVKRQRSTQRRQRERRDTFNISLVGYTNAGKSTLFNALVKARAYAADQLFATLDTTTRQLYLVDAGRSVSLSDTVGFIRDLPHGLVDAFQATLQEAVDADLLLHVVDAANPHFPEQIQQVQKVLAEIDAVDIPQLLVFNKLDALAPEQRPLQLQDSYEMDGRPVPRVFLSARTGEGLQALRQQLTATVIAERGQGMTPGIAPELPEGLV is encoded by the coding sequence GTGGGTTTTGATGCTTCGGCGCAGCGCAAGGGCGCTGCGGTGGTCTTGGTCGGGGTGGACTTCGGGCTGCCCCATTTCGATGCCGAACTCGAAGAACTGGGCCTGCTGGCACAGACGGCCGGCCTGGATCCCGTGGCCCGGCTGACTTGCAAGCGCAAGGCGCCGGATGCGGCGCTTTTCGTAGGCAGTGGCAAGGCGGATGAAATCCGCCTGCTGGTGCAGATGCATGGCGCGGTCGAGGTGCTGTTCGACCAGGCGTTGAGCCCCGCGCAGCAGCGCAACCTGGAGCGCCACCTGGAAGTGCCGGTCTATGACCGTACCCTGCTCATCCTGGAAATCTTTGCCCAGCGCGCGCGCAGCCACGAAGGCAAGCTTCAGGTCGAGCTGGCACGGCTGCAGTACCTGAGCACGCGCCTGGTGCGCCGCTGGTCGCACCTGGAGCGCCAGCAGGGGGGCATTGGCATGCGTGGCGGCCCCGGGGAGACACAGATCGAGCTGGACAAACGCATGATTGGGGACGCGATCAAGCGCACCCGTGAGCGTCTGCTCAAGGTCAAGCGCCAACGCTCCACGCAGCGCCGCCAGCGCGAACGCCGCGACACCTTCAATATCTCCCTGGTCGGCTATACGAACGCAGGCAAGTCCACGCTGTTCAATGCGCTGGTCAAGGCGCGTGCCTACGCTGCCGACCAGCTTTTTGCCACGCTGGATACGACCACGCGCCAGCTGTACCTGGTTGATGCGGGGCGGTCCGTGTCGCTGTCGGATACCGTCGGCTTCATCCGCGATTTGCCCCACGGTCTCGTCGATGCCTTCCAGGCCACCTTGCAGGAGGCGGTGGATGCAGATCTTCTGCTGCACGTGGTGGATGCGGCCAATCCGCATTTCCCGGAGCAGATCCAGCAGGTGCAGAAGGTGCTTGCGGAAATCGATGCGGTGGATATTCCCCAGCTGCTGGTATTCAACAAGCTCGATGCACTCGCGCCGGAACAGCGGCCGTTGCAGTTGCAAGACAGCTATGAGATGGACGGCCGGCCCGTGCCGCGTGTTTTCCTGAGTGCGCGTACGGGAGAAGGGTTGCAGGCGTTGCGCCAGCAATTGACCGCGACCGTGATTGCCGAGCGGGGCCAGGGCATGACCCCTGGCATTGCTCCTGAATTACCGGAGGGTCTGGTCTGA
- the hflK gene encoding FtsH protease activity modulator HflK, with protein sequence MIFPIRAPRWAMLPQRIRGMFNLNDPRWGRGDDKASDDANRPEDRPPQGRRNPGPGGQPPDLDELWRDLNRKLSGLFGGGNGGGRGGNGGGFQPDMRNAGIGAGLIAGIAFVIWMGTGIFIVQEGQQAVITQFGKYKATVGAGINWRLPYPIQRHELVFVTQIRSADVGRDSVIKSTGLRDSAMLTEDENIVEIKFAVQYRLNDARAWLFESKNPADAVVQAAETAVREVVGKMRMDTALAEERDQIAPRVRQLMQTILDRYKIGVEVVGINLQQGGVRPPEQVQAAFDDVLKAGQERERAKNEAQAYANDVVPRAVGTASRLGEEAAAYKARIVAQAQGDGQRFSSVLAEYQKAPQVTRDRLYLEAMQQIYGSVTKVLVESRQGSNLLYLPLDKIMQGVAQQPAVAAVDGAPATSSSAPAAAPSGFGNDSRARDNSRSRDRELR encoded by the coding sequence ATGATTTTTCCAATTCGCGCCCCGCGTTGGGCGATGCTGCCGCAGCGTATCCGGGGAATGTTCAATCTGAACGATCCGCGTTGGGGCCGTGGTGATGACAAGGCGTCGGACGATGCCAACCGGCCGGAGGATCGCCCCCCGCAGGGGCGGCGCAATCCAGGGCCTGGTGGCCAGCCGCCCGATCTGGATGAGCTGTGGCGCGACCTTAACCGCAAGCTGTCTGGCCTGTTCGGCGGCGGCAATGGCGGCGGGCGTGGCGGTAATGGCGGCGGTTTTCAGCCAGACATGCGCAATGCGGGCATCGGGGCGGGGCTGATCGCAGGCATCGCCTTCGTCATCTGGATGGGGACGGGCATTTTCATCGTCCAGGAAGGCCAGCAGGCGGTGATCACGCAGTTCGGCAAATACAAGGCCACCGTGGGGGCCGGTATCAACTGGCGGCTGCCCTATCCGATCCAAAGACATGAGCTCGTCTTCGTGACGCAGATCCGCTCCGCCGATGTGGGGCGTGACAGCGTGATCAAAAGCACCGGGCTGCGTGATTCCGCCATGCTGACGGAAGACGAAAACATCGTCGAAATCAAGTTCGCCGTGCAATACCGGTTGAATGACGCGCGTGCGTGGCTGTTCGAGAGCAAGAACCCGGCCGATGCCGTGGTGCAGGCCGCGGAAACGGCGGTGCGCGAGGTCGTGGGCAAGATGCGCATGGATACGGCGCTGGCCGAGGAGCGTGACCAGATTGCGCCGCGCGTGCGCCAGTTGATGCAGACCATCCTGGATCGCTACAAGATTGGTGTCGAAGTCGTTGGCATCAATCTGCAGCAGGGCGGCGTTCGTCCTCCCGAGCAGGTGCAGGCCGCGTTTGACGATGTGCTCAAGGCGGGCCAGGAGCGCGAACGTGCCAAGAACGAGGCCCAGGCCTATGCCAATGACGTGGTGCCACGTGCCGTGGGTACGGCTTCGCGCCTCGGCGAAGAGGCCGCTGCCTACAAGGCGCGCATCGTGGCCCAGGCACAGGGTGACGGGCAGCGCTTCAGCTCCGTGCTGGCAGAGTACCAGAAGGCGCCCCAGGTCACGCGTGACCGTCTGTACCTTGAAGCCATGCAGCAAATCTATGGCAGCGTGACCAAGGTGCTGGTGGAGTCGCGCCAGGGCTCGAACCTGCTGTACCTGCCGCTGGACAAGATCATGCAAGGCGTGGCGCAACAGCCTGCCGTGGCTGCGGTCGATGGCGCGCCTGCCACTTCCAGTTCTGCGCCTGCTGCCGCCCCATCGGGGTTCGGCAATGATTCCCGTGCCCGTGACAACAGCCGCTCGCGTGATCGCGAGCTGCGTTAG
- the hflC gene encoding protease modulator HflC, producing MNRVGFFVTTILLALALASSMLFVVDQRQFGVVYALGQIKEVITEPGLNFKLPPPLQTVAYIDKRLLTLDSSDTEPMLTAEKQRVVIDWYVRWRISEPSEYIRNVGMDENAGALQLNRVVRNAFQEEINRRTVRELLSTKREALMADVKKEVLEAVRGAKPWGVDVVDVRITRVDYVEAITESVYRRMEAERKRVANELRSTGAAEGEKIRADADRQREITVANAYRDAQKIKGEGDAEAARVYAEAFGRDPQFAQFYRSLDAYKASFNKKSDVMVVDPSSSEFFKAMRNGGSAAAAPAASRK from the coding sequence GTGAACCGAGTCGGTTTTTTTGTTACGACCATTCTGCTGGCGCTGGCACTGGCCAGTTCCATGCTCTTCGTGGTGGACCAGCGCCAGTTCGGTGTGGTGTATGCACTGGGGCAGATCAAGGAAGTCATCACCGAGCCAGGTCTGAACTTCAAGCTGCCCCCGCCGCTCCAGACGGTGGCCTATATCGACAAGCGCCTGCTGACCCTGGACAGCTCCGACACCGAACCCATGCTGACCGCTGAGAAGCAGCGGGTGGTGATCGACTGGTATGTCCGCTGGCGTATCTCCGAGCCTTCGGAGTACATCCGCAACGTGGGCATGGACGAGAACGCTGGTGCACTGCAGCTCAACCGGGTGGTGCGCAACGCCTTCCAAGAAGAAATCAACCGTCGCACGGTGCGTGAATTGCTTTCCACCAAGCGCGAAGCCTTGATGGCGGATGTGAAGAAGGAAGTGCTCGAAGCGGTTCGTGGCGCCAAGCCCTGGGGGGTGGATGTGGTGGACGTGCGCATTACGCGCGTGGATTACGTCGAGGCCATTACCGAGTCGGTGTATCGCCGCATGGAGGCCGAGCGCAAGCGGGTTGCCAATGAGCTGCGCTCGACGGGCGCTGCGGAAGGCGAAAAAATCCGTGCCGATGCGGACCGTCAGCGTGAAATCACGGTGGCGAATGCCTACCGTGATGCACAGAAGATCAAGGGTGAAGGCGATGCCGAAGCCGCACGGGTGTATGCCGAGGCGTTTGGCAGGGACCCGCAGTTTGCCCAGTTCTACCGCAGCCTTGATGCTTACAAGGCAAGCTTCAACAAGAAAAGCGACGTGATGGTAGTGGATCCATCTTCGTCCGAGTTCTTCAAAGCCATGCGCAATGGCGGTAGCGCTGCAGCTGCCCCGGCTGCGTCTCGCAAGTAA
- a CDS encoding DUF2065 domain-containing protein: protein MDWSDSLWLACALVLVFEGFMPFVAPALWRRTFLQIAQMRDGQIRFFALCSILAGLLMLVWA from the coding sequence ATGGATTGGAGCGACAGCCTCTGGCTTGCCTGCGCCCTGGTGCTGGTGTTCGAGGGCTTCATGCCCTTCGTGGCACCGGCTCTGTGGCGCAGGACGTTCTTGCAGATTGCGCAGATGCGCGATGGGCAGATTCGCTTCTTTGCGCTATGCAGCATCCTGGCGGGCCTTTTGATGCTCGTTTGGGCTTGA